CTTACGTATTGCGCAACCTGATACGAGAGCAGCCGGGCGATGCCGAAATCCGCGAGTGCGGCGCCGATGGCGGAATCGTTGGTCGTGGTCGTCAGACGTGGATGCGCGCGCACGAGGATCTGTCGCTCGCCGTCGTGCAGACGCCATTCGGCGGGCGTCGACGAACCGGTGGAGGCGATCACCACATGCTCCGCGAGATCGTCCGGATGCCGCGGCGTGCCGTGCTTGGCAAGATATGCGGGCGATGCGCACAACACGCGCCGCACGCGGCCGACGCTGATTGCCTGCAACGACGAGTCCGGCAATTGCGCGATGCGCACGGCCACGTCGATCCCTTCGTCGACGAGATTCACGACGCGGTCGACGAACCAGCAGTTCGCATCGGCTTCGGGATAGCGGCGCAGATAGTCGAGCACGACCGGCGTGACATGCAGCCGGCCGAACATGACCGGCGCGGTGATCGAGAGCACGCCGCGCGGCGACGAGTGCGTGCCCGTCGCGGAAAGCTCGGCGATGTCGATTTCGCCGAGAATGCGGCGGCAGTCCTCGAAGTAGCCGGTGCCGGCGTCGGTGAGACGCACGACGCGCGTCGTGCGCGTGAGCAGACGCACGCCGAGATGCTCTTCGAGTTCGGTCACGACGCGGCTCACGACCGACGGCGAGATATCGAGCTTGCGCGCCGCCGATGCGAAGCCGCCGGTCTCGACCACCGTGACGAA
This portion of the Caballeronia insecticola genome encodes:
- a CDS encoding LysR family transcriptional regulator codes for the protein MDRFQAMATFVTVVETGGFASAARKLDISPSVVSRVVTELEEHLGVRLLTRTTRVVRLTDAGTGYFEDCRRILGEIDIAELSATGTHSSPRGVLSITAPVMFGRLHVTPVVLDYLRRYPEADANCWFVDRVVNLVDEGIDVAVRIAQLPDSSLQAISVGRVRRVLCASPAYLAKHGTPRHPDDLAEHVVIASTGSSTPAEWRLHDGERQILVRAHPRLTTTTNDSAIGAALADFGIARLLSYQVAQYVSDGSLVIVLPEFEAPPVPIQLVHREGRHVTQKVRAFLDLAVATLRADPSLSWSD